The window CCGGAATCAGGAGCGGAAACATGACGACGACATCGACGAACCGGGCCGCAGGCACCGTCGGGGACGCCCGGGTGACCGGCGTGATCGACGGGATCAGGGCACAGCAGGACGGGATGATCCAGGCGATGATGTCCGACCCGCGGAACATGGCGGGCTTCGGCATTTCCGTGTCCGCGTTCAAGGGGGACACGCTTTACGTCCTGGCCCGGGCCACCGGCGCGAAGTGGATCGTGGAGTGCGCTTCGTCGTTCGGAGTATCCACCATGTACCTCGCGGCCGCCGTGCGGGACAACGGGGGTGGCCGGGTGATCGGCGCGGAGATCGTGCCGGAGAAGGTCGAGACCGCACGCAAGCACCTGGCCGACGCCGGGCTTTCCGAATACGCCGAGATCCGCGAGGGTGACGCGAAGGAGACTCTCGCCGACGTCGCCGGAGAGATCGACTTCGTGTTCCTCGACGGCTGGCCCAGCGAGCCGCCCACGTTGGCCCGCACCGTGATCGAGCTGCTCCGGCCCCAGCTTCGGCCGGGCGCGCTGATCGTGAACGACAACATCGAAGACGACTACCTGGACTACGTGCGGGATCCCGCGAACGGTTTCCGCAGTGTCACGCTGCCGCTGCTGGCCCCGGCGGACGCCGGGATGTCCAATTTGAGCCGCTCGGAGTTCGAATTCACCCTCTTCGGCTGAGTGCACCACGCCGGCTGGAGTTCCGCGTAAACGGCCGCCCTGGCTACGCCGGGCGGCCGTTGCCGTGCCCGCCTTCCCGAACCACTTTCCCAGGGGGTACCGATGACCACATCTTCCACCGGCGGCGCCACAATGCCACCGGGCCCGCGGCTGCCGCGTCCGCTGCAGGCGATCCTGCTCGCGAAATACCGGCACCGCTGGCTGCCCCGGCTGCAGCGGCGTTACGGTGACACGTTCTCGCTGCGCCCGGCCGTCGGCGGCGACATGGTCGTCATCACCGACCCGGACCAGGTCAGCCGGCTCTTCACCGGCTCGCCCGAGGTGTTCCACGCCGGGGAGGGCAACGCCGTGCTCCGCCCGCTGGTCGGCGCGGAGTCCGTGCTGATGCTCGACGAGGAGCGACACCTGCGGATGCGGCGGATGCTGCTGCCCGCATTCGGGAGCACCGCCATCAAGGGCTATCACGGGATGTTCGCCGAAATCGCCGAGGACGAGGTCGCCCGGTGGCGGCCGGACCGGCCGTTCGGTCTCTACGACCGGATGGAGGAACTGACGATGGAGGTGATCCTCCGCGTCGTGTTCGGGGTGTCGGACGAAGCCCGGCTCGCCCCGCTGCGCGGCCTGATGAAGAAGCTCGCGCGGGCCGGGCTGCTCGAAATGATCGGCTGGTCGGTGCCCGCGCTGGAGCGGTTCGGGCCGTGGCGCCGGTATCGGCGGACCCAGGACGCGGTCGACCAGCTGCTCTACGCCGAGATTGCCGACCGCCGGGCCGCTCCCGACACCCCCGAGCGCCGTGATGTGCTCTCCCGCATGATGATCGCCTCCGAGAACGGCGGCGGATTGTCCGATGTGGAGCTTCGCGACCAGCTGATCACGTTGGTGATGGCCGGGTTCGACACCACGTCCGCGGCGCTGGCCTGGACGTTCCACGAACTCGCCCACCGGCCGGCGCAGCTGGCCCGCGCCCGCGAGGCCGCCGCCCGCGACGACGACAAGTACCTCGAAGCCGTCGTCAAGGAAACGCTGCGGCTGCGGCCGGTGCTGCCGCAGCTCGGACGGCGCCTGACCGGCCCGGCGACGGTGGGAGACCGGGTGCTGCCCGCCGGTGTGTCGGTCATCGCCGCGATGACGCTGATCCACACCTCGCCCCGCCACCACGATGCCCCGGCGGACTTCCGGCCCGAGCGCTTCCTCGGCACAGCGCCCGCGACCGGCAGCTGGATCCCGTTCGGCGGCGGGGTGCGCCGCTGCCCCGGCGCCACGTTCGCCACCCTCGAGTCGATCACCGTGCTCAAGGCGGCGCTGCTGCGCTATGACCTCCACCCCGAGCACGACCGGCCGGAAACCGCCCGGATCCGCAACGTCATGCTGGTTCCCTCGCGCGGCACCCGGGTCGTGGTGCGGCCACGCGGCTGAGCCGTTCACCGCAGCCAGTCCTCGACCGCACGCGCGGTCGTGCCCGCGTGCTCCTCGAGCATCGTGAAGTGATCGCCGGGGACGTCCACGCTGTGGTCGGCCGACGGCCACCGAGCCCGCCAGGAATCCCCGGGGGGCACGTCGGCTTCCGCGCACGGGCTGCTCGCGCGGACGTACAACGTCGGTACCGAAACCGGCGACGGCGCCCAGGAGGCGAAGATCCGGTAGTAGGCCCCGACACCGAGGACACGGGTGTCCGATCCGCCAGTGGTGTGCCGTTCCCGGGCCCACGCGCCTTCGGCGACCATGCGGGCGTACGCCGAATCCGAGGCGCCGAATTCGGGTTCCGGGGTGTCGAGCAGCACCAGCGCCCGCGGCGGCGTGCCGTTCTTCTCCAGCACCGCGGTCATCGCATGGCCGATCCAGCCCGCGCCGGACCGGCCGAGCACGACGAACGGCGCGCCCGCTGCGGCTTCCAGCGCCGCCTCGGCTTGGACCTCGGCCAGCGCGTTCACGTCCGCGGGCAGGGGCTCGCCTTCGCCGAAGCCCGGCGCCGGCAGTGCGTGCACGTCACGGATCCCGCGGAAGAAGGCCGCGAACCGCGCGTATTCGACCGGCCCGGCCAGAAGCCCGAACGACGCCGGGCAGATCAGCACCGGCCGCTTCGGACCTTCGGCCAGCCGTACCGGCCGGCCGCGCGGGGCCCGGTCGGCCGCGCCGGTGAACGACGGCCGCACCCGTGACGCCGCCTTGGCCAGCTCGATGCCGTCCCCGAGGCGGCCGAGCCGGCCGGCTTCCAGGTACAGCGACGTGAGATCGGTGGCCGGCGGCCCGGCCGGCGCCGCGGCGAGGACGGCCAGGCCGGCGGCGAGCATGTCCAGCGTCCCGGCGTCGTAGAGCAGCGTCGTCGGCACGTCCAGGCCCGTCGTGGCGACGAGCCGGTTTCGCAGCTCGGTGACGGTCAGCGAGTCGAACCCGAGTTCCAGCAGGCCACGGCCGGCGTCGAGGGTACGGCCGGAATCGTGGCCGAGGACGGCCGCCGCGGTGTCGCAGACCAGGCCGGTCAGCAGCTCGGTGCGCGCGTCGTCGTCCAGCTTCGCCAGCTGCTCCCGCAGGTCCGGCACCGGAGGTTCGGCCTGGCCGGCCGCCACCGGCGGGACTTCCGTGGCCGGGGCGTCCAACCAGAACCGGCGCCGTTGGAACGCATAGGTCGGCAACGGCACCGGCCGCGCGGCAGCGAGCGCGGCCAGGTCGACGTCCACGCCGTGCGCCCACAGCGCGCCCAGGGCGCCCGGCAGGTGTTCCGGAGCCGATCCGGTCCCGACGACGAGAAGACCGCCGTCCACCGGGATTTCCGCGTCGGCGCCGCAGACGACGAAGGTGTCGTGACTCTCCGACAGGCTGTGCAGGAGCTTCTCGAACGCCTTGGGTGTCCCGGAGTGCGGAGTGCGGGACGATCGGAACGGAATCCCACCGTCGCGGCGGATTTCCTCGTCGGCGGGCAGGCTGCCGGTCGCCACCAGCCGTGCTCCCTCGGCGAGCGAGAGGATTCCGGCCACGCATGCTGCGGCGATTTCCCCGGTCCCGTGGCCCACGACCGCCGCGGGCACGACTCCGCAGGCCTGCCAGAGCCGGGCGGACGCGATCGCGGCGGCCCACTGCGTCGCGGCTTGCCCGGGCTCGAGAAGTGCCGTGCACTCCTCGAAGGCGGCGGCGAAAACCGGTGAGGCGGCACAGAACGCATCGGCCGGGGTCGCGGGTGTGCCCGTGAAGACGAACACCGGACGGCGCGGCTGCGCCGCGGGTCCGCTGCCGTCGTTCGCCAGCGCCGCCAGGCCGGTCCGCAACTCGGCGACGTCCGCGCCGGACACCACCGCGCGACAGGCGAAGGCCGGACGCGCGGCGAGCGCGGCCGCCACCTCGGCGACCGGCACGTCACACTGATCGTCCACAAAGGACCTGAGTCGGGCGGCCTGGGCGCGCAACGCGGTCGCGTCGGTGCCCGACAGCGGCCACGTGACCACCGTCGTGACCACCACGGGCGCGGCCGCCGGGGCCGCCGCGGGCTGCGGCTGTTCGAGGATCACGTGAGCGTTGGTGCCGCTGATCCCGAAGGCCGACACCCCTGCCCGCCGCGGACGTCCGGCCTCGGGCCACGCCCGCGACGTGGTCGCGATGGCGAGAGCCCCTGCCGTCCAGTCCACCTGCGGAGACGGCTCATCGGCGTGCAACGTCGGCGGAACCACCCCACGCCGCATCGCCTCCACCATCTTGATCACCCCGGCCACACCCGCCGCCGCTTGCGCGTGCCCGATGTTCGACTTCACCGAACCCAGCCACACCGGACGATCCACCGGACGCCCCTGCCCATAAGTCGCGAGCAATGCCTGCGCCTCGATCGGATCACCCAGCGACGTCCCCGTACCATGCGCCTCCACCACATCCACGTCCACAGCGGACAACCCGGCCGAGGCCAACGCAGCACAGATCACCCGCTGCTGCGACGGACCATTCGGCGCCGTCAACCCATTAGACGCACCATCCGAATTCACCGCACTGCCCCGCACCACTGCAAGCACCTCATGCCCGTTGCGGTGCGCATCCGACAACCGCTCCAGCAGCAGGACGCCCACCCCCTCGGCCCACGCCGTGCCGTCGGCGGCGGCGGAAAACGGCTTGCAGCGGCCGTCCGGAGCCAGGCCCCGCTGGCGTGAGAACTCCACGAACGCCGCGGGCGTCGCCATCACCGTGACCCCGCCCGCCAGCGCGAGATCGCATTCGCCGTGCCGAAGCGCCTGAGCGGCCAGATGCACCGAGACCAGCGACGACGAACACGCCGTGTCGACCGTCATCGCCGGACCTTCCAGCCCGAAGGCATAGGCCACCCGTCCGGACGCGACGCTGCCCGCGCTTCCGCTGCCCAGCTGGCCTTCGTAGCCATCGGGCACGCGGAAGAACCGGCTCGCGTAGTCGTTGTACATCACGCCGGTGAACACGCCGGTCCGGCTGCCCCGCAAGGACCCGGGATCAAGCCCCGCCCGCTCGAACGCCTCCCACGACGTCTCCAGCAACAACCGCTGCTGCGGATCCATCGCCAGGGCCTCACGCGGCGAAACCCCGAAAAACGCCGGATCGAAATCCGCCGCGTCGTACAGGAAACCGCCCTCACGGACGTACGTGGTCCCGGCCCGGTCCGG of the Amycolatopsis sp. NBC_01488 genome contains:
- a CDS encoding O-methyltransferase, yielding MTTTSTNRAAGTVGDARVTGVIDGIRAQQDGMIQAMMSDPRNMAGFGISVSAFKGDTLYVLARATGAKWIVECASSFGVSTMYLAAAVRDNGGGRVIGAEIVPEKVETARKHLADAGLSEYAEIREGDAKETLADVAGEIDFVFLDGWPSEPPTLARTVIELLRPQLRPGALIVNDNIEDDYLDYVRDPANGFRSVTLPLLAPADAGMSNLSRSEFEFTLFG
- a CDS encoding cytochrome P450, giving the protein MTTSSTGGATMPPGPRLPRPLQAILLAKYRHRWLPRLQRRYGDTFSLRPAVGGDMVVITDPDQVSRLFTGSPEVFHAGEGNAVLRPLVGAESVLMLDEERHLRMRRMLLPAFGSTAIKGYHGMFAEIAEDEVARWRPDRPFGLYDRMEELTMEVILRVVFGVSDEARLAPLRGLMKKLARAGLLEMIGWSVPALERFGPWRRYRRTQDAVDQLLYAEIADRRAAPDTPERRDVLSRMMIASENGGGLSDVELRDQLITLVMAGFDTTSAALAWTFHELAHRPAQLARAREAAARDDDKYLEAVVKETLRLRPVLPQLGRRLTGPATVGDRVLPAGVSVIAAMTLIHTSPRHHDAPADFRPERFLGTAPATGSWIPFGGGVRRCPGATFATLESITVLKAALLRYDLHPEHDRPETARIRNVMLVPSRGTRVVVRPRG